One segment of Chloroflexota bacterium DNA contains the following:
- a CDS encoding GntR family transcriptional regulator: MAHSRTFLHRDDQESKLELTTRVAATRRRIEQAIRERYRPGDRLPSEQQLAALLGVSRATVREALEELRASGLLIRRWGVGTFVSANAGLVRANLSELRPIPEIIREAGYTSRMTDFEYREVLRGRLADQARQALGFEEEIPFWQISRVYLADDVPAIYLIDYLPQEINGTPLDPSRFGEDMWSFLQEAWGETLDTAWATIEARRATKRVAEKLKLSQGAPVIFTRQTAYGETGRPLIYSESYTRSDVISQHILRRSRRK, translated from the coding sequence ATGGCACATTCTAGGACTTTTTTACATCGTGACGATCAGGAATCAAAGCTCGAGCTCACCACGCGAGTAGCCGCGACGCGTCGGAGGATCGAGCAGGCCATCCGCGAGCGTTATCGGCCTGGGGATCGATTACCGTCGGAGCAGCAACTCGCCGCGTTGTTGGGGGTTAGCCGGGCTACGGTGCGGGAGGCTCTGGAAGAGCTACGAGCGAGCGGCCTCCTCATCCGCCGATGGGGTGTGGGCACCTTTGTCAGTGCGAATGCGGGCCTGGTCAGGGCCAACCTGAGTGAGCTCAGGCCAATTCCGGAGATCATCCGGGAGGCCGGGTATACGAGCCGCATGACGGATTTCGAGTATCGGGAAGTGCTTCGCGGCAGATTAGCAGACCAGGCTCGCCAAGCCCTCGGTTTTGAGGAGGAGATCCCTTTCTGGCAGATCTCTCGAGTTTACCTTGCCGATGATGTCCCAGCCATCTATCTGATCGATTACCTTCCCCAAGAGATCAATGGCACTCCCTTGGATCCCTCTCGGTTTGGCGAAGATATGTGGTCATTCCTGCAGGAGGCCTGGGGCGAAACTTTGGATACGGCCTGGGCAACAATTGAGGCGCGTCGAGCGACGAAGCGGGTCGCCGAGAAACTGAAGTTATCCCAGGGGGCACCGGTGATTTTCACAAGACAAACGGCATATGGCGAAACCGGCCGTCCCCTCATTTACTCGGAGAGCTATACACGATCGGACGTGATCTCGCAACACATCCTGAGACGCAGCAGGCGAAAGTGA
- a CDS encoding carbohydrate ABC transporter permease, which translates to MAVTRVERRIERRRFALGMHATNLVLTIVINALLLVGVVLTAAPYVYMIASTFKPNSEIWSWPLTFYPKTLKDPNLYPGKVTMVLGFIPLYLENYRYLFQELPFWRWMFNSFFMAITRSLLSIFLSSLAGFAFAKYDFKLKKAGFLFVLLSIMLPFQVLLVPLFIEMAKLKWLNTYWAIIVPFAASPFFIFLMRQYMLSVPDELLDAGRIDGCTEFGLFWRIVMPIQKPAFGILGILAFNGAWNDYLWPLIVLQDKLLYTVNLGVAVLYGPYLTPFGTILAGSFLNTLPVVFVFLLMQRYFVAGLTAGALKGV; encoded by the coding sequence ATGGCAGTCACGCGGGTGGAAAGGCGTATCGAGAGGCGGCGTTTCGCCCTGGGGATGCACGCCACGAATCTGGTGCTGACGATCGTCATCAATGCCCTGCTGCTCGTCGGTGTGGTCCTCACAGCTGCACCCTACGTGTACATGATCGCGTCCACGTTCAAGCCCAACTCCGAGATCTGGAGCTGGCCTTTGACCTTTTATCCCAAGACCCTGAAGGATCCGAACCTGTACCCGGGCAAGGTCACCATGGTCTTGGGCTTTATCCCGTTGTATTTGGAGAACTATCGCTACCTGTTTCAGGAGCTGCCGTTCTGGCGGTGGATGTTCAACAGCTTCTTCATGGCGATCACCCGCTCTCTGCTCAGTATCTTCCTCTCATCGCTGGCGGGTTTCGCGTTCGCCAAGTACGACTTTAAGTTGAAGAAGGCGGGATTCCTCTTCGTGTTGTTGAGCATCATGCTCCCGTTCCAGGTCCTGCTGGTCCCGTTGTTCATCGAGATGGCCAAGCTGAAGTGGCTGAACACCTACTGGGCGATCATCGTGCCGTTCGCGGCCAGCCCGTTCTTCATCTTCCTCATGCGCCAGTACATGCTGAGCGTTCCGGATGAGCTGCTGGACGCGGGACGCATCGATGGGTGTACGGAGTTCGGGCTCTTCTGGCGGATCGTGATGCCGATTCAGAAGCCGGCGTTCGGCATTCTGGGCATCCTGGCGTTTAACGGCGCCTGGAATGACTATCTGTGGCCCTTGATCGTGTTGCAGGACAAGCTGCTCTACACGGTGAATCTGGGTGTGGCAGTTCTCTATGGTCCCTATCTCACGCCGTTCGGCACGATCCTGGCGGGCTCCTTCCTGAACACGCTGCCTGTGGTGTTCGTCTTCCTCCTGATGCAGCGGTATTTCGTGGCGGGCCTGACGGCCGGGGCGCTCAAGGGGGTGTGA
- a CDS encoding ABC transporter ATP-binding protein: MTERTGLADSSPNAEGVELVGVGKVYEDSHPQATWVIKNVTLSIRPQEFFVLVGPSGCGKSTILKIIAGILSPTDGEVRTTLSGPVRGPSRERGMIFQSLETPLFDWLNVHQNVEFGLRFLPFSREERKERVARHIRMVGLQGHEHKYPSQLSGGMKQRVQIARALAVDPRILLMDEPFAALDAQARRFLQQELVDIWQETGKTFIYVTHDIREAVLLGQRVAVMTAPPESTIRDIFEIELPYPRDELDPALIEVAREIQKAIEEEVLVLWHRQ; encoded by the coding sequence ATGACGGAAAGAACGGGTCTCGCCGATTCAAGCCCTAACGCTGAAGGCGTGGAATTGGTGGGCGTCGGAAAGGTCTACGAGGACAGCCATCCCCAGGCCACTTGGGTGATCAAGAATGTGACGCTCTCCATTCGGCCGCAGGAGTTCTTTGTGCTCGTCGGCCCAAGTGGCTGTGGCAAGAGCACAATCCTCAAGATCATCGCGGGGATCCTATCTCCCACTGATGGCGAAGTCCGCACCACTCTATCTGGGCCCGTCAGAGGCCCCAGCCGTGAGCGGGGTATGATCTTCCAATCCCTGGAAACCCCTTTATTCGATTGGCTGAATGTGCATCAAAATGTGGAATTTGGCCTTCGTTTCCTGCCGTTCAGCCGCGAGGAACGCAAGGAACGGGTGGCTCGTCATATTCGGATGGTGGGACTCCAGGGACACGAACATAAATATCCTTCTCAGCTTTCGGGGGGCATGAAACAGCGGGTGCAGATCGCACGCGCCTTGGCGGTTGATCCTCGTATTCTTCTGATGGACGAGCCCTTTGCCGCTTTAGACGCTCAAGCCCGACGTTTTCTACAACAAGAGCTGGTAGATATCTGGCAGGAGACTGGGAAGACCTTCATCTATGTCACGCATGACATCCGGGAAGCGGTGCTCCTTGGCCAACGGGTGGCGGTCATGACCGCTCCTCCCGAATCGACGATCCGAGACATTTTTGAGATCGAACTACCTTACCCGCGGGATGAACTCGATCCTGCTCTGATCGAGGTTGCGCGAGAGATTCAAAAAGCCATCGAGGAGGAAGTATTGGTGCTATGGCACCGCCAGTGA
- a CDS encoding ABC transporter permease, which yields MAPPVRRHALIASGGVGAFIILWQLTAMYLVDPFFLPTPTSVLIGAVNLLSQGTLISYVAVSLLRIFVGWALGSLLAIPIGLFIGISPLFRALVDPFIHFFRFIPAIAFLTLFMVWFGVGETSKILLIMYATGFIVTINTATGVTSIPQEKLDAGRVLGANPRQLFFHVTVPASIPFIFVGMRLALASSFLVIVAAEMLAANSGLGYLIWTSRLFFRIDWMFTGIVAIGILGFLSDRLWRWIGRHFLYRYLREITRY from the coding sequence ATGGCACCGCCAGTGAGACGACATGCCCTAATCGCATCTGGAGGCGTGGGTGCCTTCATTATCCTTTGGCAACTCACGGCCATGTATCTCGTGGACCCTTTTTTCCTGCCCACGCCAACTTCCGTCCTGATCGGAGCGGTCAACCTGCTGAGCCAGGGAACGCTCATCAGCTACGTTGCAGTGAGCCTTTTACGTATCTTCGTCGGATGGGCTCTAGGCAGCTTGCTTGCAATCCCCATAGGACTGTTCATCGGAATATCACCGCTGTTTAGGGCCCTCGTTGATCCCTTTATCCACTTCTTCCGCTTCATTCCGGCCATTGCCTTTCTTACTCTGTTCATGGTATGGTTTGGTGTAGGGGAGACGTCCAAGATACTGCTCATCATGTATGCTACCGGCTTCATCGTGACCATCAATACGGCTACGGGTGTGACGTCTATCCCGCAGGAGAAGCTGGACGCCGGTCGAGTGCTTGGCGCGAACCCCAGACAGCTCTTCTTCCACGTAACCGTTCCTGCGTCCATACCCTTCATTTTCGTGGGCATGCGGCTTGCACTTGCCTCGTCCTTTCTCGTCATCGTGGCGGCGGAGATGCTCGCTGCCAACTCTGGCCTTGGATATCTCATCTGGACCTCTCGCCTGTTCTTCCGCATTGACTGGATGTTCACCGGCATCGTCGCGATCGGCATCCTTGGCTTCCTGAGCGACCGCCTGTGGCGCTGGATCGGCCGACATTTCCTCTATCGATATCTGCGAGAGATCACACGGTATTAG
- a CDS encoding ABC transporter substrate-binding protein, which yields MRFGVDSFILGAQIDVAVAKGFFEKHGVDAELQTFSFGVDTVDAVLADRTHFGVVIDFAGLTRAPADQFRIVAVIMEPEPGFHKLAVRGDIKGPEDLRGKRLGVARSTVQEYITSRYLEINGVPPESAEMVEFTSLFEIVAALRSGQIDAAWIWADGPKQLADVEEITILTDDSAAKHQTLGYIVVDKDFLQDNPEAVEASLAALVEATDWLVENMEEGAEIVAKRTGAAAEDILPVMKIENYQMTLQKRQVEMLKSLAEFMVERNVVDKPIDVDKLVDPDPLRKVAPDRVDL from the coding sequence GTGCGTTTTGGGGTGGACAGCTTCATCCTGGGGGCGCAGATCGACGTCGCAGTGGCAAAAGGGTTCTTCGAAAAACACGGTGTGGACGCAGAGCTACAGACTTTCTCCTTTGGGGTAGACACTGTGGATGCCGTGCTTGCGGACCGGACGCATTTCGGCGTGGTGATCGACTTCGCTGGGCTGACGCGCGCCCCGGCAGATCAGTTCCGCATTGTTGCCGTGATTATGGAGCCCGAGCCGGGCTTCCACAAACTGGCCGTGCGGGGTGACATCAAGGGGCCTGAGGATTTGCGTGGCAAGCGCTTAGGCGTCGCCCGAAGCACGGTTCAGGAATACATTACCAGCCGCTATCTGGAGATCAACGGCGTCCCGCCCGAGAGCGCTGAGATGGTCGAATTCACCAGCCTTTTCGAGATCGTGGCCGCATTGCGCTCGGGGCAGATCGATGCCGCCTGGATCTGGGCAGATGGGCCCAAGCAGCTCGCTGATGTAGAGGAAATCACGATCCTCACGGATGATTCAGCAGCCAAGCATCAGACGCTCGGTTACATCGTCGTGGACAAGGACTTCCTGCAGGACAATCCGGAAGCGGTGGAGGCCTCCCTCGCCGCCCTCGTTGAGGCCACCGATTGGCTTGTCGAGAACATGGAAGAGGGTGCTGAGATCGTCGCTAAGAGGACGGGAGCGGCGGCAGAAGACATATTGCCGGTGATGAAGATCGAGAATTACCAAATGACCCTGCAGAAGCGCCAGGTGGAGATGCTCAAGAGCCTGGCCGAGTTTATGGTGGAGCGCAACGTCGTTGACAAACCCATCGATGTGGACAAGCTCGTCGATCCCGACCCCTTGCGCAAAGTCGCTCCGGACCGCGTGGATCTCTAG